From the genome of Aerococcus sanguinicola:
AATCTGGACAGCCAGGAGTCCCGCATTCTTAGCGCCTGATGTCCCAATAGCCGTTGTCGCCACCGGCACCCCCCCTGGCATCTGCACAATAGAGAGGAGGGAATCCCAGCCACTCAAGGCCCGAGACTGAACAGGGACCCCAATTACCGGTAGGGTCGTCTTAGCAGCTAGCATACCTGGCAGGTGGGCCGCCCCACCTGCTCCCGCAATTATCACTTGGATGCCTCGTGCCCGCGCAGATTCGCTAAAGGCGAACATTTCATCCGGCATCCGGTGGGCTGAAATTACCCGCTTTTCATAAGCAATCCCAAATTGATCCAAAACCCGGCAGGCTTCACGCATGGTCTCCCAATCGGATTTTGATCCCATAATCACTGCAACATCTGGCATTTCCATAACCCCTTTCCTTTTCCCTAATACTATAACACAAGAAAATAGCTAATAACATACATTATCCTATTTTATTTTATAATTGTTCGTGTTTTGTTGTATAAACGGACCTTTTAACCGTTTATTCTTTTAATACTATCAAGAAAACGAATTATGCAGAGATTGGCTTTTTAGGGATCGCTGTTAGGAAGACAATCCCTTCCGCTTTTGAACTTAATCGTTAAATGTTCAATGAAATTATATTTTGTAGTATTTATAAATAAAAAGAATATAATATAAATGAAGAAAGAAGATGACCTAAGATGAAAAAGCAAGCTCTGATGACAAAGGATGAAAGCCAAGTCCTCTTCGATTTGATTGCAGGGGTCTATAATTGCAAGAAAATTTCTTTTCCCGACCAGACGAAGGAGGCTCTCCTAGAAGCCGTACAGGTCATCCAGGAAAACAAGAATATTGACCAGGCCCTTGTACTGACCTACAATACCTTGAAAAAGTTTTCTGCCAAAGAGCGGCTGGAGATTCCAGAAGTCAAGCACTTGACTGATTTTGTCCAAGATTTCTTCTACAAACACCAAGGAAAAAAATTGAGGAATTTCTATACAGCTTATGGGGCCATGAGCGGTCCATTGATTTTTTAGCTCGTGCTTGGAAGCCACAGTTGAGAGGATTGATTGTGGCTTCAAGCTTGCTAGCCCACAATCGAAGCCTCTATTTGTGACTTCAATTTTGCCAATCCACAATCCAGGCCTCTGTTTGTGGATTCACGGCCAGGAAGCCACAATCGAGGGGATTGATTGTGGGGTCTCGATTTCGAAGCTACATTCAATGCTTCTGTTTGTGGCTTCCTAACTAGATAAAAACACCCCAGCAGGGATCAAGTAATCCTTGCTGGGGTGTTCTATTTTAGACTGCGTAGCTTGACGCACATTTTTAGATGCCGAGTCGTTCAAAGATTTCATCTACCCGTTGGAGGTGGTAGTGGTAGTCGAAGGCGTCGTCAATCTCTTCAGGACTGAGGAGGTCAGTGATTTTTTCATTCCCTTCAACCAGTTCGCGGAAGTCGCGCTGGTCGTCCCAGGACTGGGCAGTCAGGGGTTGGACCAGGTCATAAGCGGCTTCCCGGGACAGGCCTTGGTCGACTAGCTTTAAAAGCAAGCGCTGGCTGTAGATCAAACCGTGGGTAGCCTGCATGTTCCGCAGCATGTTGTCGGGGAAAACCGTTAAATCTTCCACAATCTTCCCGAAGCGGCGGATCATGTAGTTAACTAAGATCGTCGTATCCGACAAAATAATCCGCTCCGCGCTGGAATGGGAGATGTCCCGTTCATGCCAGAGGGAAACGTTCTCGTAAGCCGTTACCACGTGGCCCCGGCAGACCCGAGCCAAACCGGTCACGTTTTCGCTGGAAATGGGGTTACGCTTATGGGGCATGGCGCTGGATCCTTTTTGACCCTTGGCGAAGTATTCTTCCACTTCCCGGGTTTCTGACTTCTGGAGATGGCGGATTTCCGTAGCCATGTTTTCAATGGAAGTGGCGATCAAAGCCAAACAGGCAATATATTCGGCGTGGAGGTCGCGAGGTAAAACTTGGGTAGAAATTTCCTGGGCGCGGATGCCTAAATGGTCGCAGACATAGGCTTCGACGGCAGTTGGCACATTAGCGAAGGTCCCCACAGCTCCGGAAATCTTCCCGGCTTCAACACCCTTCGCCGCATGGTCAAAGCGGTCGATCTGGCGCTTGATTTCCGAATAATAGCGGGCCATCTTCAAGCCAAAGGTCGTCGGTTCGGCATGAACGCCATGGGTCCGGCCCATGCAGACGGTGTGCTTGTATTTTTGGGCTTTCTTTTTCAGGATCTCAAGGAACCAAACCAAATCTTGACGGATAATGTCATTGGCCTGCTTGAGCTGGTAGCCTTGAGCGGTGTCCACCACATCAGTCGAAGTGAGGCCATAGTGGACCCACTTGCGCTCTTCGCCTAGGGATTCAGACACACAGCGGGTGAAGGCCACCACATCGTGCCGGGTTTGGGCTTCGATTTCTTGGATGCGGTCGACATCGAAGCTTGCCTTGGCACGGATTTTTTTAACATCCTCTTGGGGAATTTCGCCAA
Proteins encoded in this window:
- the purE gene encoding 5-(carboxyamino)imidazole ribonucleotide mutase → MPDVAVIMGSKSDWETMREACRVLDQFGIAYEKRVISAHRMPDEMFAFSESARARGIQVIIAGAGGAAHLPGMLAAKTTLPVIGVPVQSRALSGWDSLLSIVQMPGGVPVATTAIGTSGAKNAGLLAVQILSLQDRDLVDRLTAYRQAMRQAAKESGDQLD
- the purB gene encoding adenylosuccinate lyase, with translation MIPRYTRPEMARVWSDDNRYKCWLEVEILAAEAWAELGEIPQEDVKKIRAKASFDVDRIQEIEAQTRHDVVAFTRCVSESLGEERKWVHYGLTSTDVVDTAQGYQLKQANDIIRQDLVWFLEILKKKAQKYKHTVCMGRTHGVHAEPTTFGLKMARYYSEIKRQIDRFDHAAKGVEAGKISGAVGTFANVPTAVEAYVCDHLGIRAQEISTQVLPRDLHAEYIACLALIATSIENMATEIRHLQKSETREVEEYFAKGQKGSSAMPHKRNPISSENVTGLARVCRGHVVTAYENVSLWHERDISHSSAERIILSDTTILVNYMIRRFGKIVEDLTVFPDNMLRNMQATHGLIYSQRLLLKLVDQGLSREAAYDLVQPLTAQSWDDQRDFRELVEGNEKITDLLSPEEIDDAFDYHYHLQRVDEIFERLGI